From the Girardinichthys multiradiatus isolate DD_20200921_A chromosome 22, DD_fGirMul_XY1, whole genome shotgun sequence genome, one window contains:
- the LOC124859608 gene encoding uncharacterized protein LOC124859608, with protein sequence MDICTANSTGHTKRRISKKNRNWRRRLHLRKTVVQPPAMQNEDKNGPKKIAKKWEQNSVWPPSKEPPQEARVTNDGGSMLRFPCSQCEEISEYSPKDLVKHFVEKHRGSQPVFSCHMCTFSAHEFSYLQVHLLSHKDTFSSCSMCKDNVQRTWPEFSAHLTMYHCSDGKYSCETCKKFSTCDFRMFLEHIYSHNLNIEEVDGDSSLHTKDKNNLPTTQTPCCQFCGFEASEKWLINKHVKATHPCQNGNQRKDRRQVHSIAMKANNPIPSVKTRLTRSTVRDTCWLTQDCLSLPGKEFLDTYCHLSDPQTTLEQTQQFLMQSVAVETDDQKWTKALKSVLSNVPQKNVENGITPNTSDLAVLTVKNKITVAQNGAAYAKRLKMTSTDKEASCPESTDGDSLCASDQNGFNLNFKNQAPCLPSQAENKPCNGLSSSGIGTLENRGNHKLKTDLEIQENSQKREEPNDGYRICKSSDLKLTNESEGKTSAGRVLTKGKIQKRRRRRKARFKKVQKSSEGEALKIVIKKKAVKGKQWISQSSLSPREEVKLDGHLELPNHHLVENVQKVQPVHEVDQNCIKGSPADSLDQSKQAAVCESVRPTGPEDLASENECDMLRSFQLTHQEIQDDTEKSQHFSDKSRSAEGTSQTNAVAASLTDVGMPPEDLMLQTSHCTTDGEVMEEKIGSAAVMPHGELNLEDSCLERPAEQSDKIVEGLRNEEVPSDSSLHLFSGIWSPQGITSQQESSPGARHQQQLVPKHQLRTLKLVAINPSQLVKRPAGDQPVVVLNHPDADIPQVARIMEVVNKYREVRKVLLSRRTLRALSALSGEAPEPSDPTEDLGENSSVQERFTLRLKFRRLSRKKYEIVGVASPSQEAASKFSCWFCGRIFTSQAEMMVHRQRHLVDWKKPNCEKS encoded by the exons ATGGATATTTGCACAGCCAACTCCACAGGCCATACAAAACGACGCATCAGCAAGAAGAATAGAAACTGGCGCAGACGGCTCCACCTCAGGAAAACTGTTGTTCAGCCCCCAGCTATGCAAAACGAAGATAAGAATGGACCAAAGAAGATAGCAAAGAAGTGGGAGCAGAACAGCGTGTGGCCCCCATCAAAGGAGCCTCCCCAGGAAGCCCGCGTGACAAATGATGGCGGAAGTATGCTCAGGTTCCCCTGCTCTCAATGCGAGGAAATCTCGGAATATTCCCCCAAAGACCTTGTCAAACACTTTGTGGAAAAACACAGAGGGAGTCAACCAGTTTTTTCCTGTCATATGTGCACTTTTAGTGCCCATGAATTCTCCTACCTTCAGGTTCATCTTCTAAGCCACAAGGACACTTTTTCTAGCTGCAGCATGTGCAAAGACAACGTTCAGCGCACATGGCCTGAGTTTAGTGCACACCTGACAATGTATCACTGCTCGGACGGCAAATATTCATGTGAAACCTGCAAAAAATTCTCCACATGTGACTTTCGGATGTTTCTAGAGCACATATACAGCCATAATTTAAACATTGAAGAAGTTGATGGTGATAGTTCGCTGCACACAAAGGACAAAAATAATCTTCCAACCACTCAGACTCCATGTTGTCAATTCTGCGGCTTTGAGGCTTCTGAGAAATGGTTGATTAATAAGCACGTTAAAGCTACCCATCCTTGCCAGaatggtaatcagaggaaagaCAGGAGGCAAGTTCATTCCATAGCAATGAAAGCAAATAATCCCATCCCCAGCGTAAAGACGAGGTTAACAAGAAGTACAGTTAGGGACACGTGCTGGTTGACACAGGACTGCCTTTCTCTTCCAGGGAAAGAGTTTCTGGATACATACTGCCATCTGTCTGATCCACAAACAACACTAGAGCAGACCCAGCAGTTCTTAATGCAATCTGTTGCCGTGGAAACCGACGACCAGAAGTGGACCAAGGCTCTCAAATCCGTTCTGTCGAACGTTCCTCAGAAAAACGTAGAAAATGGCATCACGCCAAACACATCAGATCTCGCCGTCCTCACAGTCAAGAACAAGATAACAGTGGCTCAGAATGGTGCTGCTTATGCTAAAAGGTtgaaaatgacctccacagaTAAGGAAGCTTCCTGTCCTGAAAGTACTGATGGCGACTCTCTATGTGCAAGTGACCAGAAcggatttaatttaaattttaaaaaccagGCGCCGTGTTTGCCGTCGCAGGCTGAAAACAAACCCTGTAATGGCCTCTCATCATCTGGCATTGGCACGCTGGAAAACCGAGGGAACCACAAATTAAAGACCGATTTAGAAATCCAGGAAAACAGTCAAAAACGAGAAGAGCCCAATGATGGTTACAGGATCTGCAAGTCAAGTGATTTAAAGTTGACGAACGAAAGTGAAGGGAAGACATCTGCTGGTAGAGTCTTAACGAAAGGCAAGATACAAAAACGACGCCGGAGAAGAAAggcaagatttaaaaaagtgcagaaaagttCTGAAGGGGAGGCCTTAAAGATAGTTATAAAGAAGAAAGCAGTGAAGGGGAAGCAGTGGATTTCACAAAGCTCTTTGTCTCCAAGAGAAGAGGTTAAGCTAGATGGTCATCTGGAGCTCCCAAATCATCACCTGGTGGAAAATGTTCAAAAGGTCCAACCAGTGCACGAAGTTGACCAAAACTGCATCAAAGGTTCCCCGGCAGACTCTCTGGACCAGTCTAAACAAGCCGCAGTCTGTGAATCTGTAAGGCCAACAGGGCCTGAAGATCTTGCGTCTGAAAATGAATGTGACATGCTCAGAAGCTTCCAGTTAACACATCAAGAAATTCAGGACGACACAGAAAAGTCGCAGCATTTCTCTGACAAAAGCAGGTCTGCTGAGGGAACAAGCCAGACAAATGCAGTGGCTGCATCGTTGACTGATGTGGGGATGCCTCCTGAAGATCTGATGCTCCAAACATCCCACTGCACCACTGATGGTGAAGTGATGGAGGAGAAGATAGGTTCTGCTGCTGTTATGCCACATG GGGAATTAAATTTGGAAGACTCCTGCCTCGAACGTCCAGCAGAGCAGAGTGATAAAATTGTTGAAGGATTAAGAAATGAAGAGGTGCCGTCAGATTCCAGCCTACATCTCTTCAGCGGCATCTGGTCACCTCAAGGTATAACGAGTCAACAGGAGTCCTCACCAGGTGCTAGACATCAGCAGCAGCTGGTCCCAAAACACCAGCTGAGAACCTTGAAGTTAGTTGCCATAAATCCCTCCCAGCTGGTAAAGCGTCCGGCGGGAGACCAGCCCGTCGTGGTGCTAAACCACCCAGATGCCGACATCCCCCAGGTGGCCCGCATCATGGAGGTCGTGAACAAGTACAGGGAGGTGCGGAAAGTCCTTCTCTCCCGTCGGACTTTGAGGGCTCTTTCTGCTCTGAGCGGCGAGGCCCCAGAGCCGAGTGATCCGACCGAGGATCTGGGGGAGAACTCCTCTGTACAGGAGAGGTTCACCCTGAGGCTGAAATTCCGTCGGCTGAGCAGAAAAAAGTACGAAATAGTGGGTGTGGCCTCCCCCAGCCAGGAAGCCGCATCAAAGTTCTCCTGCTGGTTTTGCGGCAGGATCTTTACGAGCCAGGCGGAGATGATGGTCCACCGGCAGCGGCATCTGGTGGACTGGAAGAAGCCAAACTGTGAAAAGTCTTAA
- the ccnj gene encoding cyclin-J isoform X1 encodes MELEDQWWKGQLAADIYQALRYKELKLPSYKGQSPQLNLRRYFADLIAITSNRFRLCPAARHLAVYLLDLFMDRYDVTVQQLHMVSLSCLLLASKFEEREDRVPKLETLNSLGSMSSMNLVLTKQGLLHMELLLLETFSWNLYLPTAAHFIDYYLSIAVLDGDLHDGWPMASLEKTKSYMAKYSDYFLEVSLQDHIFLCFAPSLVAAACVAASRLILHLSPSWAPRLQRLTGYAWENLMPCVEKLLMCVPTVPCKNAHDSDVKEASKQKCQQQQQGQTVLHSSGQPATVTQYLQLPSMQYPQKAPQAGLAANHRSVSYASHSTSSLQGSSGPQHCDTQAIATSLDPNPGISNRAYPVSMHYNYSAPCFDR; translated from the exons ATGGAGCTAGAGGACCAATGGTGGAAGGGACAACTTGCTGCAGATATTTACCAGGCACTCAGATACAAA GAGCTCAAACTGCCCTCCTACAAAGGTCAGTCCCCTCAGCTGAACCTCAGACGATACTTTGCAGACCTCATTGCCATCACCAGCAACCGCTTCCGTCTTTGCCCCGCGGCCAGACACCTGGCCGTCTACCTGCTGGACCTCTTCATGGACCGCTATGATGTCACGGTCCAGCAGCTTCACATGGTCTCACTTTCCTGTCTTCTTCTGGCAA GTAAATTTGAAGAAAGAGAGGACCGTGTGCCAAAGCTGGAAACCTTGAACAGCCTGGGGTCCATGAGCTCCATGAACCTAGTTCTGACCAAGCAGGGCTTACTTCACATGGAGCTGCTCCTGCTGGAAACATTCAGCTGGAATTTGTACCTTCCTACAGCAGCTCATTTCATAGATTACTATTTGTCTATCGCCGTCCTGGATGGAGATCTGCATGATGGTTGGCCTATGGCCAGCTTGGAGAAGACCAAGTCATATATGGCCAAGTATTCGGACTACTTCCTGGAAGTCTCCTTACAAg atCACATCTTTCTGTGCTTTGCTCCCTCACTGGTGGCTGCTGCTTGTGTGGCCGCGTCACGCCTCATCCTCCACCTGTCCCCGAGCTGGGCGCCCCGACTACAACGCCTCACGGGCTACGCATGGGAGAACCTCATGCCATGTGTGGAGAAACTACTCATGTGTGtacctacagtgccttgcaaaaa TGCACATGACAGTGATGTGAAAGAGGCCAGCAAGCAAAAgtgccagcagcagcagcagggccaAACTGTACTCCACAGTTCAGGCCAGCCAGCCACTGTGACACAGTACCTGCAACTGCCCTCCATGCAATACCCTCAGAAGGCTCCACAAGCAGGCCTGGCTGCTAACCACAGGTCTGTGTCCTACGCCAGCCACTCGACTAGCAGCCTGCAGGGTTCCAGCGGTCCCCAGCATTGCGACACACAAGCCATCGCCACTTCCCTGGATCCAAATCCTGGCATTTCCAACAGGGCTTACCCAGTGAGCATGCACTATAACTACTCTGCGCCATGCTTCGACAGATGA
- the ccnj gene encoding cyclin-J isoform X2, translated as MELEDQWWKGQLAADIYQALRYKELKLPSYKGQSPQLNLRRYFADLIAITSNRFRLCPAARHLAVYLLDLFMDRYDVTVQQLHMVSLSCLLLASKFEEREDRVPKLETLNSLGSMSSMNLVLTKQGLLHMELLLLETFSWNLYLPTAAHFIDYYLSIAVLDGDLHDGWPMASLEKTKSYMAKYSDYFLEVSLQDHIFLCFAPSLVAAACVAASRLILHLSPSWAPRLQRLTGYAWENLMPCVEKLLIAHDSDVKEASKQKCQQQQQGQTVLHSSGQPATVTQYLQLPSMQYPQKAPQAGLAANHRSVSYASHSTSSLQGSSGPQHCDTQAIATSLDPNPGISNRAYPVSMHYNYSAPCFDR; from the exons ATGGAGCTAGAGGACCAATGGTGGAAGGGACAACTTGCTGCAGATATTTACCAGGCACTCAGATACAAA GAGCTCAAACTGCCCTCCTACAAAGGTCAGTCCCCTCAGCTGAACCTCAGACGATACTTTGCAGACCTCATTGCCATCACCAGCAACCGCTTCCGTCTTTGCCCCGCGGCCAGACACCTGGCCGTCTACCTGCTGGACCTCTTCATGGACCGCTATGATGTCACGGTCCAGCAGCTTCACATGGTCTCACTTTCCTGTCTTCTTCTGGCAA GTAAATTTGAAGAAAGAGAGGACCGTGTGCCAAAGCTGGAAACCTTGAACAGCCTGGGGTCCATGAGCTCCATGAACCTAGTTCTGACCAAGCAGGGCTTACTTCACATGGAGCTGCTCCTGCTGGAAACATTCAGCTGGAATTTGTACCTTCCTACAGCAGCTCATTTCATAGATTACTATTTGTCTATCGCCGTCCTGGATGGAGATCTGCATGATGGTTGGCCTATGGCCAGCTTGGAGAAGACCAAGTCATATATGGCCAAGTATTCGGACTACTTCCTGGAAGTCTCCTTACAAg atCACATCTTTCTGTGCTTTGCTCCCTCACTGGTGGCTGCTGCTTGTGTGGCCGCGTCACGCCTCATCCTCCACCTGTCCCCGAGCTGGGCGCCCCGACTACAACGCCTCACGGGCTACGCATGGGAGAACCTCATGCCATGTGTGGAGAAACTACTCAT TGCACATGACAGTGATGTGAAAGAGGCCAGCAAGCAAAAgtgccagcagcagcagcagggccaAACTGTACTCCACAGTTCAGGCCAGCCAGCCACTGTGACACAGTACCTGCAACTGCCCTCCATGCAATACCCTCAGAAGGCTCCACAAGCAGGCCTGGCTGCTAACCACAGGTCTGTGTCCTACGCCAGCCACTCGACTAGCAGCCTGCAGGGTTCCAGCGGTCCCCAGCATTGCGACACACAAGCCATCGCCACTTCCCTGGATCCAAATCCTGGCATTTCCAACAGGGCTTACCCAGTGAGCATGCACTATAACTACTCTGCGCCATGCTTCGACAGATGA
- the ccnj gene encoding cyclin-J isoform X3, producing MDRYDVTVQQLHMVSLSCLLLASKFEEREDRVPKLETLNSLGSMSSMNLVLTKQGLLHMELLLLETFSWNLYLPTAAHFIDYYLSIAVLDGDLHDGWPMASLEKTKSYMAKYSDYFLEVSLQDHIFLCFAPSLVAAACVAASRLILHLSPSWAPRLQRLTGYAWENLMPCVEKLLMCVPTVPCKNAHDSDVKEASKQKCQQQQQGQTVLHSSGQPATVTQYLQLPSMQYPQKAPQAGLAANHRSVSYASHSTSSLQGSSGPQHCDTQAIATSLDPNPGISNRAYPVSMHYNYSAPCFDR from the exons ATGGACCGCTATGATGTCACGGTCCAGCAGCTTCACATGGTCTCACTTTCCTGTCTTCTTCTGGCAA GTAAATTTGAAGAAAGAGAGGACCGTGTGCCAAAGCTGGAAACCTTGAACAGCCTGGGGTCCATGAGCTCCATGAACCTAGTTCTGACCAAGCAGGGCTTACTTCACATGGAGCTGCTCCTGCTGGAAACATTCAGCTGGAATTTGTACCTTCCTACAGCAGCTCATTTCATAGATTACTATTTGTCTATCGCCGTCCTGGATGGAGATCTGCATGATGGTTGGCCTATGGCCAGCTTGGAGAAGACCAAGTCATATATGGCCAAGTATTCGGACTACTTCCTGGAAGTCTCCTTACAAg atCACATCTTTCTGTGCTTTGCTCCCTCACTGGTGGCTGCTGCTTGTGTGGCCGCGTCACGCCTCATCCTCCACCTGTCCCCGAGCTGGGCGCCCCGACTACAACGCCTCACGGGCTACGCATGGGAGAACCTCATGCCATGTGTGGAGAAACTACTCATGTGTGtacctacagtgccttgcaaaaa TGCACATGACAGTGATGTGAAAGAGGCCAGCAAGCAAAAgtgccagcagcagcagcagggccaAACTGTACTCCACAGTTCAGGCCAGCCAGCCACTGTGACACAGTACCTGCAACTGCCCTCCATGCAATACCCTCAGAAGGCTCCACAAGCAGGCCTGGCTGCTAACCACAGGTCTGTGTCCTACGCCAGCCACTCGACTAGCAGCCTGCAGGGTTCCAGCGGTCCCCAGCATTGCGACACACAAGCCATCGCCACTTCCCTGGATCCAAATCCTGGCATTTCCAACAGGGCTTACCCAGTGAGCATGCACTATAACTACTCTGCGCCATGCTTCGACAGATGA